The following proteins come from a genomic window of Peptoniphilus equinus:
- the yhbY gene encoding ribosome assembly RNA-binding protein YhbY — translation MITGRQRSYLKGLANGLSPLIQVGKGGLTPGLIDQIDVSLEDHELVKITVLNNAPVEVKEIVDEILDATGAEFVQSIGSKLTLYRPSKEHPTIDLQKL, via the coding sequence ATGATTACAGGAAGACAACGAAGCTATTTAAAAGGTCTTGCCAACGGCCTTTCTCCCTTAATTCAAGTGGGAAAAGGGGGCCTGACACCGGGACTTATTGATCAAATTGATGTGAGTCTGGAGGATCACGAGTTGGTGAAAATTACTGTACTGAACAATGCACCTGTTGAGGTGAAGGAAATTGTGGATGAGATTTTAGATGCCACCGGTGCGGAATTTGTTCAGAGTATTGGCAGTAAACTCACACTGTATCGGCCATCTAAAGAACACCCTACCATTGATTTGCAAAAGCTATGA
- the obgE gene encoding GTPase ObgE, giving the protein MFIDKAEIKCQAGHGGDGAVAWRREKYEPAGGPAGGDGGKGGDVIVRTDPGLHTLMDFRYSRIYKAENGQGGMNKLKYGRKGQDVVLRVPVGTLIKDKETGGVIADLKEPNAQFTVCKGGKGGKGNAKFRSSTRQAPSFAEAGTRGEARDIILELKLLADVGLVGFPNVGKSTLLSVVSAAEPKIANYHFTTLEPNLGVVQLGDERSFVLADIPGLIEGASQGIGLGDEFLKHVERTKLLIHVIDASGSEGRDPIEDFELINQELKGYNEKLATKSQLIFLNKMDLPESKANAEAFRLAYPELTVFEGSAAMNANVRDLMNKAYNELQAIETEDYETYDVVYVDNKERKDGIEVYEEHGDYHIDGPYIDKLLRSTNFGDHESLRYFQENLRKNGVIDKLKDLGVGEGDSVFIGEYEFEFFE; this is encoded by the coding sequence ATGTTTATAGATAAAGCAGAAATTAAATGTCAGGCCGGTCATGGTGGCGACGGTGCCGTAGCATGGCGACGGGAAAAGTATGAGCCGGCAGGCGGTCCTGCAGGTGGTGATGGCGGCAAGGGCGGGGATGTTATTGTACGCACCGATCCCGGTCTGCACACCTTGATGGATTTTCGATACAGTCGCATTTACAAAGCAGAAAATGGCCAAGGCGGCATGAATAAATTAAAGTACGGTCGAAAAGGGCAAGATGTAGTCCTTCGTGTACCGGTGGGAACGTTGATTAAAGACAAGGAGACCGGCGGTGTCATTGCCGATTTAAAGGAGCCTAATGCACAGTTTACTGTGTGTAAAGGTGGAAAGGGCGGCAAAGGCAATGCCAAATTCCGTTCGTCTACACGTCAGGCACCTTCTTTTGCCGAAGCAGGCACGCGAGGCGAAGCTCGGGACATTATTCTCGAGTTAAAACTCCTTGCGGATGTGGGACTGGTAGGCTTTCCCAATGTAGGGAAATCCACACTCCTCTCTGTAGTATCCGCCGCCGAGCCTAAGATTGCGAACTATCATTTTACGACTTTGGAGCCGAATTTAGGTGTGGTACAGCTGGGTGACGAGCGAAGCTTTGTCCTCGCAGATATTCCCGGCCTTATTGAAGGAGCCAGTCAGGGCATCGGACTTGGCGATGAGTTTTTAAAGCATGTGGAGCGAACCAAGCTTCTCATTCATGTCATCGATGCTTCAGGAAGTGAAGGTCGTGATCCCATCGAAGATTTTGAACTGATCAATCAGGAACTCAAAGGCTATAATGAAAAACTGGCGACGAAATCGCAACTGATCTTTTTAAATAAAATGGATTTGCCTGAGTCGAAAGCGAATGCTGAAGCTTTTCGCTTAGCCTATCCGGAGCTCACTGTCTTTGAAGGTTCAGCGGCAATGAATGCCAATGTGCGTGACTTGATGAATAAAGCCTATAACGAACTGCAGGCCATCGAGACGGAGGACTATGAGACGTATGATGTGGTCTATGTGGACAACAAAGAGCGCAAGGATGGCATTGAAGTCTATGAAGAACACGGTGACTACCATATTGACGGTCCGTACATTGACAAATTGTTACGCTCCACCAATTTCGGTGATCACGAGTCCCTTCGCTATTTTCAGGAGAACCTTCGTAAAAATGGCGTCATTGATAAGCTTAAGGACTTGGGCGTAGGAGAAGGTGACAGCGTCTTTATCGGCGAGTACGAATTTGAATTTTTTGAATGA
- the rpmA gene encoding 50S ribosomal protein L27 produces the protein MIQFDLQLFSSKKGVGSSKNGRDSNSKRLGVKKSDGQPVLSGNIIVRQRGTKIHPGTNVMRGSDDTLFAVADGIVKFETKGRGNKKIVSVVA, from the coding sequence ATGATTCAATTCGATTTACAATTATTCTCCTCTAAGAAGGGTGTTGGTTCTTCAAAGAACGGTCGTGACTCCAATTCAAAACGCCTTGGCGTTAAAAAGAGTGATGGACAACCGGTACTTAGTGGAAATATCATTGTGAGACAAAGAGGTACTAAGATTCATCCGGGAACTAACGTAATGCGTGGTTCTGATGACACTTTATTTGCCGTTGCCGACGGTATCGTGAAATTCGAAACCAAGGGCAGAGGTAACAAAAAGATAGTTAGCGTCGTAGCTTAA
- a CDS encoding ribosomal-processing cysteine protease Prp: MTFFKKSGQFYGFKTCGHADSAPNGEDIVCAAVSILTQTMYFHALNQGVPESEIADEQHHGFLSIRIKNDHDIERLQPAFHFLEDGLKLLKENYSEYISLEDQEVS; the protein is encoded by the coding sequence GTGACATTTTTTAAAAAGTCCGGACAGTTTTACGGGTTTAAGACCTGTGGTCATGCCGATTCTGCTCCTAATGGAGAAGATATTGTCTGTGCCGCTGTCTCTATACTCACGCAGACGATGTATTTTCATGCGTTGAATCAAGGTGTGCCGGAGTCGGAGATTGCCGATGAACAGCACCACGGATTTCTCAGTATACGGATTAAAAATGACCACGACATTGAGAGACTTCAACCGGCTTTTCACTTTTTGGAAGACGGTTTAAAGTTGTTAAAAGAAAATTATAGCGAATATATTAGCTTAGAAGATCAGGAGGTAAGTTGA
- the nadD gene encoding nicotinate-nucleotide adenylyltransferase, with product MTKRYGLMGGTFNPVHLGHLMISEYIREEMHLDEIIFIPTGNPPHKETLDAKLRYEMVKLATDENPYFSTSDIETTREYTSYTIDTIEALEKQLDGKLYFIIGSDTLFQLKTWKKKEKLLKKVEFICAIRPDYVSEQILELELKYLQDKYGAVIHIVPTPMYEVSSTDLRGRIAEGKSVKYLIPKEVIAYIEEKGLYR from the coding sequence ATGACAAAACGCTACGGACTTATGGGCGGGACGTTTAATCCGGTGCATTTGGGCCATTTGATGATTTCAGAGTACATCCGTGAAGAAATGCACTTGGATGAAATTATCTTTATTCCAACGGGTAATCCCCCTCATAAAGAAACCCTCGATGCCAAGCTTCGCTATGAGATGGTGAAGCTTGCCACAGACGAAAATCCCTATTTTAGTACATCAGATATTGAAACGACCAGGGAGTACACGTCTTATACCATTGACACTATTGAAGCTTTGGAAAAGCAATTGGATGGGAAACTTTACTTCATTATCGGGTCGGACACCTTGTTTCAGTTGAAGACCTGGAAGAAAAAGGAGAAACTTTTAAAAAAGGTAGAGTTTATCTGTGCCATTCGTCCGGATTATGTTTCGGAGCAGATTTTGGAGTTGGAGCTGAAGTACTTACAGGACAAATACGGCGCAGTGATTCACATTGTACCTACGCCGATGTATGAAGTGTCGTCTACCGATCTTCGTGGGCGGATTGCTGAAGGGAAATCTGTGAAGTATCTCATTCCCAAAGAAGTGATTGCATATATTGAAGAAAAGGGATTGTATCGATGA
- the rplU gene encoding 50S ribosomal protein L21, protein MYAVIETGGKQYQVKVGDKVKVEKIEAAEGDVINFDKVLIVGGDETKIGRPYVEGAKVEAKVLAQAKDKKIVVFKYKSKKNERTKRGHRQPFTLVEISAIN, encoded by the coding sequence ATGTACGCAGTTATTGAAACCGGTGGTAAACAATACCAAGTCAAAGTTGGGGATAAGGTTAAGGTTGAAAAGATTGAAGCCGCAGAAGGCGATGTTATCAATTTTGACAAAGTTCTCATCGTTGGCGGTGATGAAACTAAAATCGGACGTCCATACGTTGAAGGGGCAAAAGTTGAAGCTAAAGTGCTTGCACAAGCTAAAGACAAAAAGATCGTCGTCTTCAAGTATAAATCCAAGAAAAACGAACGTACTAAAAGAGGCCACAGACAGCCTTTCACTTTAGTAGAAATCAGCGCTATTAACTAA